The Gordonia terrae genome contains the following window.
GGCGAGTTCGGGATGGGCACGACCAGAGAACAGCATCAGGTTCTTCTGGTTGTCAGTGGTCCAGGTCATGAAAACTCTTCTGTTCGTGTCGTTTCGGATCTGCAGGGTCGAGCACGGGTCGGGGTGTCAGGCCGTCCCGGAGTCGTTCTCGCGTGCGTCGAGGGCCGCCCGCGCCGCCGCGGTGTCGGGCCGCTTGCGCACGACCCAGTCCTCGATGACGCGTTGTTCTCCCGCCGAGACCGCGAGGGCCCCCGGCGGTACATCTTGCCGCACGACGGTTCCGGCGCCGGTGTACGCCCCGTCGCCGACGGTGACCGGGGCGACGAACATGTTGTCCGAGCCCGTGCGGCAGTGGTCGCCGATCACCGTGCGGTGCTTGGCGACTCCGTCGTAGTTGACGAAGACGCTCGACGCACCGATGTTGGAGTGCTCGCCGATGGTGGCGTCGCCGACGTAGGTGAGGTGCGGGATCTTCGATCCGTCGCCGATGGTCGCGTTCTTGGTCTCGACGAACGTGCCGATCTTGCCCGCGACCCCGAGAGCCGTCCCGGGACGAAGGTAGGCGAACGGACCGACGGTGGCGTCGGCACCGATGACCGCGTCGCTGCCGTGCGTCCGGATCACCTGCGCACCCGCTCCGACGGTGACGTCGGTGAGAGTCGTGTCGGGTCCGATCACGGTGTCGGCGGAGAGGTGTGTACGACCGTGCAGCTGTGTGCCGGGCCGGATCTGCGCATCGGGCTCGATGGTGACGTCGATGTCGATCCACGTGGTCGCCGGGTCGACCACGGTCACCCCGTCGAGCTGATGACGACGGATGATGCGTCGGTTCAGTTCGGCGCCGAGCGCGGAGAGTTGAGCGCGGTCGTTGCACCCGGCCACGAGTACCGGATCGGCGACCGTGTGTCCGCGGACCGCCCGCCCCTCGCCGCGGGCGATCTCGACGATGTCGGTCAGGTAGTACTCGCCCTGCACGTTGTCCGTCGAGAGCTTCGACAGACCGACGCGCAGCGCGGCGGCGTCGAAGGCGTACACGCCGGCGTTCACCTCGGTGATCGCCCGCTGGTCGGGGGTCGCGTCCTTGTGTTCGATGATTGCCGCGACGGCGTCCCCGTCGCGGATGATGCGTCCGTATCCGGTCGGGTCGTCGGCAACGAAGCTCGTCAGCGTGACGGCGGCCCCGCCGCCGTCGAGGTGGGTGTCCACGAGGGCGCGCAGGGTGTCGGCGTCGAGGAGTGGGACGTCGGCGGCGGTGACGATGACGGTGCCGTCGAAATCCTCGGGGAGCGCGCTGAGTCCGACCCGGGCGGCGTCGCCGGTTCCGCGCGGCGAGTCCTGCTCGGCGATGCCGACCTCGACACCCAGGAGCGCGGCGATCTCACCGATGGCCGCCGTCACCCGTTCGCGTTCGTGGCTGACGACCGCAACCAGGTGCTCGGGTCCGATTCCTGCCGCGCCGTGCAACGCGTGGCCGACGAGGGACCGTCCGGCGATGGTGTGGAGGATCTTCGGGGTCTTGGACTTCATGCGGGTACCGGCGCCCGCGGCCAGGACGATCACGGCCACGGATGGCGACGTTCCCGTCATCGAATGCCCACCCTCTTCCTGATCGGTTACTGCCACGATCATGTCTCCTCGACGGCGCCGACGGGGGTCGCTGACCCGGCCCGCGGTCGCACGTCGGGTGCGATCCTACGCATCGGTGCCCCACGGCCGAAATGCAGCGCGCTGTTTGTGCCCGATCCTCCCGACGGGGCCTGATAGAACACATAGGGACCGCGAACGCCGAGCGATCAATCGGTAGATCCTGCTGATGTCCCGTTGACTGTCACCGACGGATCAGGGTGGGTGCGGGAGCGAGAACCAAGCGCGCCGGAGTTGTCCGGTTCGTGAAACGACCACACGGAGGTAATGAATGAGCACGCAGAAGACGGCGATCGTCACCGGGGCGGCACGGGGGATCGGCGCGGCCGTGGCCAGGCGTCTGGCCGACGACGGACTGGCGGTGGCCGTCCTGGACCTCGACGCCGACGCCTGCGCCGACACCGTCAAGGCCATCACCGACGGCGGTGGCAAGGCCATCGCGGTGGGTGCCGACGTCGCCGACGAGGCCTCGGTGAACGCCGCGGTCGAGAAGGTCGTCGCCGAACTCGGCAAGCCGACGGTGGTCGTCAACAACGCGGGCATCACCCGTGACAACCTCCTGTTCAAGATGACTGTCGACGACTGGGACGCGGTCATGGCGGTTCACCTTCGCGGCGCGTTCAACGTCACCAAGGCTGCTCAGAAGTACATGGTCGAGGCGGAGTGGGGACGCATCGTGAACCTGTCGAGCACCTCGGCCCTGGGCAACCGCGGCCAGGTCAACTACTCGGCGGCGAAGGCGGGCATGCAGGGATTCACCAAGACCCTCGCGATCGAGCTCGGCCGGTTCGGCGTGACCGCCAACGCCATTGCACCCGGATTCATCGAGACCGAGATGACCGCGGCGACCGCCGAGCGCGTCGGTGTGCCCTTCGAGGACTTCAAGCGCGCCGCAGCGGGCCAGATTCCGGTCAACCGTGTCGGTGTGCCCGAGGACATCGCGCACACCGCGTCGTTCTTCATCAGTGAGGGTGCGGGCTTCGTGTCCGGCCAGGTCGTCTATGTGGCCGGCGGCCCCAAGGACTGATCGGTCTCAGGCCTCGTTTCGACGACGCGATCCCGACCGGAGGCGCGTCGTCGAAACGAGGTCGCGCCGACGTGAGTGCCGCGGTGCTGTGGCACAATCGTCAGCGCAGTGATCCGCCATGGTGTAATCGGCAACACTCCTGATTTTGGTTCAGGCATTCTAGGTTCGAGTCCTGGTGGCGGAGCTCATGAGTCGAGGCGCGCTGGAGCCGTCCTGAGGTGCCCGGCAAGCGACGGGGTCCTGACGAGGCTCAGCCCGCCGGATGCGCCAGCCCCAGATTGTCCCGCAGCGTGGTGCCCTCGTAGTCGATGCGATACACGCCGAGTTCTTGCAGGACCGGCACCACCTCGTCGACGAACCGGTCGAGCCCGCCGGGCACGATGTGGGGCACGAGGATGAAGCCGTCGGCGACGTCGGCCTGCACGAAGTCGTTGATCGTGTGCGCGACGGTCAGAGGCGAGCCGACGAATGACTGGCGGCCGGTGACCTCGATGATGAGTTCACGCGTCGTCAGGTTCTTCGCCTCGGCGAGGTCGCGCCACTCGCGGGCGACGGCGACCGGGTCGCGGTGCATACGCACGCTCGCTCGTCCCTTCGCGACCGTGTTCTCGCCCGGGACCGGATCCTCCTGCGGGAGCGGGCCGTCGGGGTCGTGGGCGGAGAGATCGCGGTTCCACAACTGCTCCAAGAACTTGATCGCCGTCTGCCCGCTGACCTGCTGCAGGCGCACCTCGTGGGCGAGTTCGGCGGCCTGCGCGTCGGTGTCGCCGACGACGAACGTGGCGGCGGGCAGCACCAGGAGTTCCTCGGGACGCCGGCCGTGGGAGGCGAGCCGCCGCTTGACATCGGTGTAGAAGTCTCGCCCCGCGTCGTAGGTGGCGTGCCGGGAGAAGATGGCGTCGGCGGTCGCGGCCGCGAACTCCCGTCCCTCATCGGAGTCCCCGGCCTGGAAGATGACCGGCCTACCCTGCGGCGGACGAGGGGTCGGAAAGTGCCCGTGGATGTCGAATTGCGAACTCGTGAAGTCGAATTTGCCGGCCTCCTCACGAGCCAGGAACCGGCCGCTCGAGGTGTCGGCAAGCACGTCATCGTCGCGCCACGAGTCCCACAGCGTCGCCGCGGCGGTGAGGAATTCCTTGGCGCGTGCATAGCGCTGGTCCTCGGGCAGATAGCCCCCGCGACGGAAGTTCTCGCCGGTGAACTCGTCCCACGAGGTCACCACATTCCAGGCCGCGCGTCCGGCGGACAGATGGTCGAGGGTGGCGAATTGCCGTGCGACGTCGACGGGTTCGTTGAAGGTCGAGTTGATGGTGCCGGTCAGGCCGAGGTGGGTGGTCACCGCGGCCAGGGCGGACAGGACGGTGAACGTGTCCGGTCGCCCGACCACGTCGAGGTCGTAGATCAGCCCGTTCTGCTCGCGGAGTCGCAGGCCTTCGGCGAGGAAGAAGAAGTCGAACTTCCCGCGCTCGGCGGTCTGGGCGAGATGGACGAATGAGTCGAACTCGATCTGGCTGCCCGACGCCGGGTCGCTCCACACCGTGGTGTTGTTGACCCCGGGGAAGTGTGCGGCGAGATGCACCTGCTTGGTCATGCGACACCGGCCTTTCCAGTGGCGAATCGGTTGGACGGGCGGTCGAGGCCGAGGTGTCCGCGCAGCGTCGACTCGGTGTATCCGGAACGAAAGAGGTTGCGGCGTTGCAGTTCCGGTACGAGCCCTTGCGTGATCGCGCGTAGGTCCTCGGACAAGGCGGCCGGGTGCAGCCGGATACCGCTGATTCCCGCCACCGCCGCCCAGCGTTCGATCTCGTCGGCGAGTCCGGTCGGTGTACCGGTGAACGCAGCACTGTCGGGTGTGAACGGTTCACCGGCCCAGTCGTCCAGTTGGGCCCGGCGCCCTTCCGCCTCCTCGTCCGATGCGGCCAGCACCACGGACAGGTCGACGAACAACAGCGCGGGATCGTCGATCTCGCGACCGGCGTCCGAATGGGCGGCACCCACGGCGTCCACCGCGCGCACGGCGTCGTCGACATCGCGGGGGCTGATGAACCCGACATCGGCACCCCGCCCGATCACCTGTAGGTCGGTGGGATGTGCGCCGGTCGCGGCGACGACCGGCCGCCCCTGCGGCGGGCGCGGGGTGATGGCGGGGCCCCGCACCGAGAAATGGTCCCCGGCGAAGTCGATGTAGTGCAGCTTGTCTCGGTCGACGAAGCGGCCGGTCGCGACGTCGCGGATCTCGGCGTCGTCCTCCCACGAATCCCAGAGCAGTCCGAGCACGGTCGCGAAATCCAGTGCCTCGGAGGCGAGGTCGGCGAGCACCGCCGGGTCGTCGGGGAAACTCCGCCTGCCGAACAGGGCGGCCTCGGCCGGGTCCGCGGTGGTGCGCAGGACGACTCCGGCACGGCCGTTGCTGACGTAGTCGAGGGTCGCGATCGCCTTGGAGACGTGGAACGGCTCGGTGTGGGTGACCGTCGCCGTCGGGATCAGCCCGATCGAGCGGGTCGTGGGTGCGAGACGGGAGGCGAGCAGTAGCGAGTCGAGTCCACCGGTTGCCCGGTCGGTACGCGGGCGCACGCGGTGCAGGGCAAACGAATCCGCGAAGGTGACGAAGTCGAGCAACCCGGTTTCGGCCTCTGAAATCAGTCGCTGCCAGTGTGCCGCCGTCGTCAGGGTGTGTGGCTGGGCCCCGGGCGCGCGCCACGCACCCGGATGCGACCCCGAACCGTCGAGCGCCACGGCAACATGCACGTGTTCGGCCATCGAGTCCTCCCTCAGTCGTGTCGTGGATGTCTGTCCCCGTCTCGAACGGTGGCGGGAAGCCGGGGATTCCGGGACCCGATCATCGGATCGTGGTGGGTCAAACCCTTCCGATCTGCCGCCGACCACGCTTCGGTGATCAGGATGAGGCGTGTTCGGCGGAGGACTCGAGACGGTCAGGGAGAGGCATGACAGACAAGGAACCGATACCGCTGTCGGTGCTCGACCTCGCGCCGGTCACCGAGGGGAGTGACGCCGCGACGGCAGTGCGTCGCAGCGTTGCGCTGGCCCAGCACGCCGAACGCCTGGGATACCGGCGGTTCTGGCTCGCCGAGCATCACTTCGTCGCGGTCGCCAGTTCGTCGACGACCACCCTCATCGGGCTGATCGCCGGCGCGACCGAGTCCATCCGGGTGGGGTCGGCGGCGGTACAGAGCGGACTGCACACCCCGGTGTCGATCGTGGAGGCATTCGGGACGATCGACGCGCTGTACCCCGGCCGGCTGGACCTCGGCCTCGGCCGGTCCGCTCAACGTCGCACCGAGTTGTCGACCGCTGACCCGCAACCGGCACCCCGCGAGCCGGCACCCCGACAGCCCGACGAGATCATCGACGGCCTGCTCATCCCGACGCCGTTCCCCGTCGAGTCGGTCCTGAACGCACCGCGGGTCGTCGCCGCGTTCGAGGCGTCGCAGTTCGACGGTGCGTCACCGCCGGACTTCGACGACGCCGTCGGCGACGTCCTCGCACTCTTGTCCGGCGACTTCGTTCACCACGACGTTGCACTGACCGCTGTGCCCGGACGCGGTGCGGACGTGGCGATCTGGATCTTCGGGAGCAGCAAGGGGCAGAGTGCCCAGACCGCGGGGGCGCGTGGCCTGCCGTTCGTGGCCAACTATCACGTCAGCCCGAGCACGGTTCTCGAGGCCGTCGAGGCGTATCGCAGCGCCTTCCGCCCGTCGTCGGTCCTGGCCGAACCCTATGTCGTCGTATCCGCGGATGTCGTTGTCGCCGAGGATGAGCCGACCGCACGTCACCGCGCGTCCACCTACGGACACTGGGTGCACGGCATCCGGAGCGGGGCAGGCGCGCAACCGTATCCGGACCCGGATACGGCACGTCCCCTCGACGACGGTGCGCGCGTTCTCGTCGACGATCGGGTGCGAACCCAGTTCGTCGGTGATCCCCAGACCGTGGTGGACGGTCTGCGGACACTGGCCCGGGTGACCGGCGCCGACGAGTTGTTGGTCACCAGCGTCACGCACGACTTCGACCATCGCTTGATCTCGCACGAATTGCTCGCCACCGCGTGGGGATTGTGAGGGCAGTGACGTGACCGGTTTCGCGACAGCGGGTTTCGGGAGGCGCGCGGGCGTGCTGGCGTCGTTGAACGCCGTATGTGCGGGCATCGGACGCCGTGTCGACGTCGACCTCCTCGCCGCCGGCGCGGCTCTGCATCCCGAGGCGCCGCCACTGGGTCTGCCGCTCCAGACAGCAAGAACGGTCGGCCGCGAACAGCCCTCGTAGCCGGCTTCCGGTGGCACCATGGGGTTCCTCGGTGACGACGGTCGTCGCCGGTGAACGGCCACGAGGAACTATCACCATGTACGAGACCCCGGACGAACTCCGCGACCTCCAGACGCTTCTCGACGCGTCCCTTTCCCGATCGACCGACCACCTCCGGTCCATCATCAATACCGAGAACACCGTCGACGCAACCCAATTGACCGAGATCCTGACCGGCATGCGAGTGCTTGCGCTCTCGACGGTGACCGCATCGGGTGAACCGCGGATCAGTGCCGTCGACGGTCATTTCCTCCACGGCAAGTGGGTCTTCGGGACCGCGCGCACCGCCGCGAAGGCCCAGCACCTCCAGACACGTCCGGCCGCCAGCGCCGCGCACATCCAGGGCGAAGAACTCGGCGTGTTCACGCACGGGACGGTCGAGATCCTCAATCCGCTGGACGGTCCTCGCGCCGATGACTGGCCCGAGCTGGTGGCGCACTTCAAGAAGATCTACGGCGACGACGCCTTCGACTGGGACGTCGAAGTCATCTACTTCCGATTGCACCCGCACTGGATGACGGTGTACGCCCCGAACCCGTCTCGTTGACTGTGGTCGAAAATCGTTGACTGTGCGTCGGTCGAACGTGGGACGCACAGTCGACGGATATAGACGCACAGTCGACGGATGTAGACGCACAGTCGACGGTCAGTCCACCGGGACGATGAACCCCTCGTCCTTGAGCCAGTTGTACGCGACGTCGGACGGGTCGGCCCCGTCGATGTCGATGAGCCCGTTCAGTTCCTGCATGAGCGGATCGGTCAGCTTGGCCGATACCGGCGCCATGAGTTCGGCGATCTCCGGATTGGCCTCGTTGAGGCCGGTGTTGACGACGACGCACCCGCTGTAGGGGAGGAAGAATTTGCGGTCGTCCTCCAGGACGACGAGATCGAGGTTCTTGATGCGGCCGTCGGTGGAGTACACCATGCCGAAGTTGCAGGGTTCGCTGCGTGCGGTCGAGGTGTAGACGACACCGGAATCCATGGTGGTCACGTTGCCCTTGGGCACGCCGCCCGGGGCGCCGAGCGGGATGTCGTAGGCCTCCAGCATCGGGATGAAACCGTCGGCGCGCGAGAGGAACTCGTCGTTGATGCAGAACGTCCGCTCGGACTCGGGCAGCTTGGCGATGTCGGACATCGTGCGGACGTTCAGTCTCTTGGCGGTGGGCGAGGAAGCCGCGAACGCGTAGGTGTTGTTGAAGTTCGACGGCGGCAGCCACTCGACGCCGTTGGCGCGTTCGGCGTCCCGGACGCGTTCGTAGAGCTGTTGCGGGTCGGAGATCGTCTCGGTCTCGCCGAGGTAGGTCTGCCACGCCGTGCCGGTGTACTCCCAGACGATGTCGGCGTCGCCGTTGAGGACCGCCTGTCGCGACGACATCGAACCAGGCGCGTTGGTCAGGTCGTCGACGTCGGCCCCGGCTGCAGCCAGGTAGGTCGCGGTGATCTTGCCGAGCAGGACCTGTTCGGTGAAGTTCTTCGACGTCACCGCGATCGACGTCCCTTCGAGCGGACGTTCGCCGCCGGGAAGGGAGGCGGGACGGAAGGTTCCGGACGAACTGACCAGCCCGCACGCCGACAGTGTCATCACCAGGGCGGCGGACGCGGCCAGGAGAGTGAGTGCGCGCGAGCGGGACAGGCGTGACCGAGCCATCATGCGATCCCCCGTGGTGTGGCGGCGAGTTCGACGAGGCGACCGAGCCAGTCGATCGTCATGGCGAGCAGGGCGACCAGGATCGCGCCCGACACCAGCAGCTTGGGCAGGAACAGCGTGATGCCGGTGGTGATGAGCGTGCCCAGGCTGTTCGCGCCGATGAACGTGCTGAGGGTGGCGGTACCGACGAGGATGACCAGCGCGGTCCGCACCCCGTTCAGGATGACGGGTACGGCGAGGGGGAGTTCGACCTGGACGAGGGTCCGGACGGCCGACAGGCCGATGCCCCGGGAGGCCTCGACCGTCCGCTGGTCGACCTGCCGCAGTCCGACGATGGTGTTCTGCAGGATCGGGAGCACCGCGTAGACGACCAGACCGACGATGGCGGTGGTGAAACCGGTGCCGAGCCAGAACGTGAAGAGCACCAGGAGCCCGATCGCCGGCGCCGCCTGCCCGATGTTGGCGATGTTGACGGCGATGGGGTTCAGCCACCGGAGGGACGGCCGGGTGAGCGCGATGCCCAGCGGAATGGCGATCAGGACGACGATGATCGTCGCGACGAGTGTCAGCTGGATGTGATCGAGGATGGTGGCGCGCAGCGCGGGCCACGACATCGACGCGCTCTCCGTGGTGGTGAACGTCGTGTTCGCGTACCAGATGACGAAACCGACGCCGACGACCACGATCACCAGCGGCTCGAACCAGACGTCGATCGGGATGCGGGCGAGACGGCGTCGAAATCCCTTCGGGACGGATTCCGGCGCAGGCGGTTTCGCGGTCTCGGTGATCCTCGCCTCTTCGGCGATGAAACCCGTCACCGGTCGGCGCTCGTCTCGGGAGCGCCGACCGCGGCGGTTCCGGTGCCGGGATTGGTGTCCTCGAAGCCGGGTTCGTCGTCGGCGGCGACGACCGGGGTCTCGACGGGTGCCGATCCCTCGGCGTGGTCGAGGTAGCCGCCGTGATCGTCGTCGTCGCGAACGGTCGCGAGCTGTCCGCGGATCGCTTCCATCACCGACGCGATGTTCAGGGCACCGACGACCGCGCCGCGCCCGTCGGTCACGAGCACGCCACCCTGAC
Protein-coding sequences here:
- a CDS encoding ABC transporter permease, with protein sequence MTGFIAEEARITETAKPPAPESVPKGFRRRLARIPIDVWFEPLVIVVVGVGFVIWYANTTFTTTESASMSWPALRATILDHIQLTLVATIIVVLIAIPLGIALTRPSLRWLNPIAVNIANIGQAAPAIGLLVLFTFWLGTGFTTAIVGLVVYAVLPILQNTIVGLRQVDQRTVEASRGIGLSAVRTLVQVELPLAVPVILNGVRTALVILVGTATLSTFIGANSLGTLITTGITLFLPKLLVSGAILVALLAMTIDWLGRLVELAATPRGIA
- the fabG gene encoding 3-oxoacyl-ACP reductase FabG, with translation MSTQKTAIVTGAARGIGAAVARRLADDGLAVAVLDLDADACADTVKAITDGGGKAIAVGADVADEASVNAAVEKVVAELGKPTVVVNNAGITRDNLLFKMTVDDWDAVMAVHLRGAFNVTKAAQKYMVEAEWGRIVNLSSTSALGNRGQVNYSAAKAGMQGFTKTLAIELGRFGVTANAIAPGFIETEMTAATAERVGVPFEDFKRAAAGQIPVNRVGVPEDIAHTASFFISEGAGFVSGQVVYVAGGPKD
- a CDS encoding glycine betaine ABC transporter substrate-binding protein; amino-acid sequence: MTLSACGLVSSSGTFRPASLPGGERPLEGTSIAVTSKNFTEQVLLGKITATYLAAAGADVDDLTNAPGSMSSRQAVLNGDADIVWEYTGTAWQTYLGETETISDPQQLYERVRDAERANGVEWLPPSNFNNTYAFAASSPTAKRLNVRTMSDIAKLPESERTFCINDEFLSRADGFIPMLEAYDIPLGAPGGVPKGNVTTMDSGVVYTSTARSEPCNFGMVYSTDGRIKNLDLVVLEDDRKFFLPYSGCVVVNTGLNEANPEIAELMAPVSAKLTDPLMQELNGLIDIDGADPSDVAYNWLKDEGFIVPVD
- a CDS encoding NtaA/DmoA family FMN-dependent monooxygenase (This protein belongs to a clade of FMN-dependent monooxygenases, within a broader family of flavin-dependent oxidoreductases, the luciferase-like monooxygenase (LMM) family, some of whose members use coenzyme F420 rather than FMN.): MTKQVHLAAHFPGVNNTTVWSDPASGSQIEFDSFVHLAQTAERGKFDFFFLAEGLRLREQNGLIYDLDVVGRPDTFTVLSALAAVTTHLGLTGTINSTFNEPVDVARQFATLDHLSAGRAAWNVVTSWDEFTGENFRRGGYLPEDQRYARAKEFLTAAATLWDSWRDDDVLADTSSGRFLAREEAGKFDFTSSQFDIHGHFPTPRPPQGRPVIFQAGDSDEGREFAAATADAIFSRHATYDAGRDFYTDVKRRLASHGRRPEELLVLPAATFVVGDTDAQAAELAHEVRLQQVSGQTAIKFLEQLWNRDLSAHDPDGPLPQEDPVPGENTVAKGRASVRMHRDPVAVAREWRDLAEAKNLTTRELIIEVTGRQSFVGSPLTVAHTINDFVQADVADGFILVPHIVPGGLDRFVDEVVPVLQELGVYRIDYEGTTLRDNLGLAHPAG
- the glmU gene encoding bifunctional UDP-N-acetylglucosamine diphosphorylase/glucosamine-1-phosphate N-acetyltransferase GlmU; the protein is MTGTSPSVAVIVLAAGAGTRMKSKTPKILHTIAGRSLVGHALHGAAGIGPEHLVAVVSHERERVTAAIGEIAALLGVEVGIAEQDSPRGTGDAARVGLSALPEDFDGTVIVTAADVPLLDADTLRALVDTHLDGGGAAVTLTSFVADDPTGYGRIIRDGDAVAAIIEHKDATPDQRAITEVNAGVYAFDAAALRVGLSKLSTDNVQGEYYLTDIVEIARGEGRAVRGHTVADPVLVAGCNDRAQLSALGAELNRRIIRRHQLDGVTVVDPATTWIDIDVTIEPDAQIRPGTQLHGRTHLSADTVIGPDTTLTDVTVGAGAQVIRTHGSDAVIGADATVGPFAYLRPGTALGVAGKIGTFVETKNATIGDGSKIPHLTYVGDATIGEHSNIGASSVFVNYDGVAKHRTVIGDHCRTGSDNMFVAPVTVGDGAYTGAGTVVRQDVPPGALAVSAGEQRVIEDWVVRKRPDTAAARAALDARENDSGTA
- a CDS encoding LLM class flavin-dependent oxidoreductase, coding for MAEHVHVAVALDGSGSHPGAWRAPGAQPHTLTTAAHWQRLISEAETGLLDFVTFADSFALHRVRPRTDRATGGLDSLLLASRLAPTTRSIGLIPTATVTHTEPFHVSKAIATLDYVSNGRAGVVLRTTADPAEAALFGRRSFPDDPAVLADLASEALDFATVLGLLWDSWEDDAEIRDVATGRFVDRDKLHYIDFAGDHFSVRGPAITPRPPQGRPVVAATGAHPTDLQVIGRGADVGFISPRDVDDAVRAVDAVGAAHSDAGREIDDPALLFVDLSVVLAASDEEAEGRRAQLDDWAGEPFTPDSAAFTGTPTGLADEIERWAAVAGISGIRLHPAALSEDLRAITQGLVPELQRRNLFRSGYTESTLRGHLGLDRPSNRFATGKAGVA
- a CDS encoding pyridoxamine 5'-phosphate oxidase family protein encodes the protein MYETPDELRDLQTLLDASLSRSTDHLRSIINTENTVDATQLTEILTGMRVLALSTVTASGEPRISAVDGHFLHGKWVFGTARTAAKAQHLQTRPAASAAHIQGEELGVFTHGTVEILNPLDGPRADDWPELVAHFKKIYGDDAFDWDVEVIYFRLHPHWMTVYAPNPSR
- a CDS encoding LLM class flavin-dependent oxidoreductase — protein: MTDKEPIPLSVLDLAPVTEGSDAATAVRRSVALAQHAERLGYRRFWLAEHHFVAVASSSTTTLIGLIAGATESIRVGSAAVQSGLHTPVSIVEAFGTIDALYPGRLDLGLGRSAQRRTELSTADPQPAPREPAPRQPDEIIDGLLIPTPFPVESVLNAPRVVAAFEASQFDGASPPDFDDAVGDVLALLSGDFVHHDVALTAVPGRGADVAIWIFGSSKGQSAQTAGARGLPFVANYHVSPSTVLEAVEAYRSAFRPSSVLAEPYVVVSADVVVAEDEPTARHRASTYGHWVHGIRSGAGAQPYPDPDTARPLDDGARVLVDDRVRTQFVGDPQTVVDGLRTLARVTGADELLVTSVTHDFDHRLISHELLATAWGL